Below is a window of Aeromonas veronii DNA.
CAGCAAAATTGCCACCGGGAAGACGATAAAGGCAGCATTGCCCTGAGTGGCCTGCTGATAGCTCAAGTCCGTCCACTCTGTGGTCATCCCCACCGGCAATACCTGCCCGGCGATAGCGGTCAGCTTGCCCATCACCTGCGCCGACGAGAGCATGCGTGGATCGGCTTCACCGGCCAGATCGGCGGCCGGATAACCGTTAAAGCGCAGCACCGGGTCCGGACCGAAGGTCTCCTTGATGGTCACCATCGAGCCGATCGGTACCATCTCACCGCGCGCATTGCGGGTTTGCAGCTTGCCGATGTCCTCGACGCTATCGCGAAACACCCCGTCCGCCTGCGCAATCACCTGCCAGGTGCGACCAAACTGGTTGAAGTCGTTGACATAGGTCGAGCCCAGGTAGGTCTGCAGGGTGTCGAACAGCTCGGTCAGCGCGACCCCTTGCGCCTTGGCTTTGACGCGATCCACATGGGCATCGAGTTGCGGCACGTTGGCCTGATAACTGGTGATGGGGTATGCCATGCCCGGTGTCTGGACTACGGTCCCTTGCATCGCCTGCACCGCTTCTTGCAGTTTGCCGTAACCGAAATTGCCACGGTCTTCGATAAACATCTGATAGCCGTTACCGCTACCCAGCCCCAGGATCGGCGGCGGCATCATCGAGAAGGCAAAGCCCTCTTGCAGGCCGGCGATCTTCTGGTTTATCTCGGCATTGATCTGGGCGGCAGTGCGGCCATTACGCTCGGCAAACGGCTTGAGCGGGATGAACGCCACCCCGGTGTTGGGCGTATTGGTGAACTGCAGCGCATTAAGACCCGGGAACGAAATGGTATGCGCCACCCCGTCGGTCTCTTGTGCAATCTGGGCGACCTTGCGCAGCATCGCGTCAGTGCGGGCAATCGACGAGCCTTCCGGCAGCTTTACCCCGGCGATCAGGTAGAGCTTGTCCTGGGTCGGGATAAATCCTGGCGGCACCAATTTGAACATCACTCCGGTCGCGCCGAGCAGCAGGGCATACACCACAAACACGGCGCCACGGCGGCCCAGGATGCGGGAGATGCTGCGCTCATAGCGCTCGGAGCTCGTCTTGAAGGCCCGATTAAACGGACGGAACAGCCAACCGAACAGGGTGTCAATCAGTCGGCTCGGGCCATCTTTGGGCGCATCGTGCGGTTTGAGCAGACGGGCGGCCAGCGCCGGCGACAGAGTCAAGGAGTTGATGGCCGAGATCACGGTCGAGATGGCGATGGTGACGGCGAACTGCTTGTAGAACTGGCCGGTAACACCGGACAAAAACGCCATCGGCACAAACACGGCGCACAACACCAGCGCAATCGCAATGATAGGCCCGGAGACTTCGCGCATCGCCTGGTGCGCTGCGGCAATCGGCGTGAGCCCCTCTTCGATATTACGCTCGACGTTCTCCACCACCACGATGGCATCGTCCACCACAATGCCGATGGCGAGCACCAGACCGAACAGGCTCAAGGTGTTGATGGAAAAGCCCAGCACATACAGCGCTGCAAAGGTTCCCACCACCGACACCGGCACCGCGATCAGCGGAATGATTGAAGCGCGCCAGGTCTGCAGGAACAGGATCACCACCAGCACCACCAGCAACACTGCTTCAAGCAGGGTGTGGACCACGGCGCTGATTGAGTCGCGCACAAAGATGGTGGTGTCGTAGACCGCTTCATACTTCACATCAGACGGGAAGGTCTTCTGCATCTCGTCCATGGCATGGATGACCGCATCACGGATCTCGAGCGCATTGGCACCCGGCGACTGGAAGATACCGATACCGACCGCATTTTTGCCATCAAGCTGGGAGCGCAGGGTGTAGTCGCCAGCGCCAAGCTCAAGGCGGGCCACATCGGCCAGCCGCACCACTTCGCCGTTATCGCCGTTTTTCAGCACGATATCGCCGAACTCCTGCTCGGTGCGCAGACGCCCCTGGGCGTTGATCAGCGTGAGGAACTGGCTGTTTGGCATCGGCTCGGCACCCAGTTGGCCAGCCGACACCTGTACGTTCTGCTCGCGCATGGCGCTGACCACATCACTGGCCGTGAGACCCAGCGCGGCAATCTTGTCCGGGTCGAGCCAGGCGCGCATAGCATAGTCACCGCCACCGAACACCTGGGCATCACCCACCCCCGGGATCCGCGCCAGCGCATCTTTCACATGCAAACGCGCGTAGTTACGTAAATACAGGGTGTCGTACTTGCCGCCCGGCGAGGTCAAATGCACCACCATCAGAAAGGTCGGTGACTGCTTTTGGGTCGTCACGCCTTGGCGGCGTACATCTTCCGGCAAACGCGCCTGCGCCTGCGCCACGCGGTTTTGTACCTTGACGGCCGCCGCGTCAGGATCGGTGCCCGGGCGGAAGGTGATGGTCATCTGCAGCACGCCGTCAGAGCCGGCCACTGACTTGAAATACATCATGCCTTCGACGCCATTGATCGCCTCTTCCAGCGGCGTGGCCACGGTTTCGGCGATCACTTTGGGGTTGGCGCCCGGATAGACGGTTCGCACCACCACCGACGGGGGCACCACTTCCGGATACTCGCTCACCGGCAAGTTGGGAATGGTGATCAATCCCGCAGCGAAGATCACGATCGACAGCACCGCCGCAAAGATTGGCCGATCAATAAAGAAACGGGAAAAGTCCATGGAATAGGTCCTTAAACAGACTGTTCGAGAGTGACCGGGCGTGTCAGCACACGCGCAGCAATGGACAGGAGGGCGCTCATTTCACCGCCGCCGTGACTGCTGCCGCACCCTGCATCGGCACCTCTTTGGCGTTCACCGGCATGCCTGGCATGAACACTTTCTGATAGCCTTCGATGATCACGCGATCGCCGGCCACCAATCCTTTCTCGATGATGCGCAGCCCTTCTGCTTCTCGTCCCGGCACCACATCGCGGCGCTGGGCCTTGCCATCTTTATCGACCACATAGACATATTTGCGGTCTTGATCAGTGAGCAGCGCCTTGCCGTCGATCAGCAGCGCATCGGGAATGTGGCCACCTTGCAAGCGCACGCGGGCAAACAGACCGGGGGTCAAAAAGCGATCTTTGTTATCAAGAATGGCGCGAACGCGAAGGGTGCCGCTGCTGCGCTCCACCCGGTTGTCGAGAAAGTCGACCTCGCCGCTGTGGTGAAACCCCTCTTCGTTGGAGAGCCCAACCTGCACCGGGATCGTGGCGCTGTGGCCGCCAAGGCCAGTGCGGGCACGCTGGGTATATCGCAAGAAGGCATTCTCATCGATGTCGAAATAGGCATACATCTTGTCTTGCGATACCAAGGTGGTCAGCACGCTCGCCGTACCGTCTGCCGTGACCAGGTTGCCCTTGGTCACCAGCGCTCGCCCTGCCCGGCCGACGATCGGTGCGCGCACCTGGGTCCACGCCAGATTGAGTTTGGCCGTATCGACCGCAGCTTGAGCGGCCATCACATCGGCTTGGGCGGCTTTATCGGCAGCGTTACGCTGCTCCCACAGCTCGGTAGAAATGGCGTGTTGCGCGACCAGCACCTTGGCGCGGCGCGCTTCGTTGCGACTCTGGACTGCCACACTGGCCGCACGAGCGAGCTGTGCATTGGCCCGCGCCAGCTCGGCGCGGTAAGTGCGGGCGTCAATCGTGAACAGCACATCACCCTGTTTCACCTCCTGACCTTCCCGATAGTTCACGCTGTCGAGATAGCCGGATACCCGGGGACGCAGATCGACACTTTGAATGGCTTCAATGCGGCCACTGTATTCATCCCACTGGGTCACCGGCTTGACGACAACCTGCGCCGCGCTCACCTCGGGCGGAGCCATCGATACCGGGGCGGACTTGTCGTTGCAACCGGCCAGCAACAGGGTGCCCAAGGTAAGCATGACCAACAAAGGCGACTCGCTACGCCGCAAAATATGGAGGTTTTTCATATAGATGATTCCAATGGTGGAGCGGAAACAGGATGTACTATGGCAAACAGACGCCCAAACGAGACTTGAGTCACAGATTGAGCCAGAGCAGAACAATACAAGGGGCAACAAATAACCTATAGGCAGAACGCGCCAATCTACTTGCCAAACGCGCCACTCCGTTAAGATTGCGTTAATAGAAACTGCTGAGTAGCTAGAAAAGTAGGGGCGATTCAGGAGGGTCAAACCCCCTACACATGTTCAAAAAGAGTCTGAATTAATACCGGCGGAAGTGCGCTCTGTATCATAAACAAGACACCGGTTTGAAGCCGATGTCAGGTGATAACTAGAACTGTACAATTCCTGCACACTAGTTATTCAGCCGTTTTGAAACACTATGCTGAAGGTTCACTTTTGTTCCGTAGCGTATAGAGTGGAAGGCTATCGCGGCGATAGGGCTCCTGCCTTTTCGCCCATTGGATGAACCTCTGCCTCTCCTCCATCGTGTAACCACTTCTGGCCTTGGTCTCTTTGACCCGTTGTAACTTGAGCCCGGCGAAGTGGTTGATGACCCCCTCCTGATGGTTAGCCAGCCAGTTAAACAGCAGGGAGAGCTTCTGGAGATACTTGTTGATCGTCGTTGGGCTTTTGCCGGAGTTCAGCAGGTCCTCCTTGAACTTGACTACATCCGCTTTCCCATAGTCAGCGGCTGGTCTATCACCCAGTGCCTCGATAAAGGAACCGAGATAGTTTTTCTGGTTCTTTCGCTCTTTCGGTGCCCAGGAGAGGGCCTTCTCTTTCAGATAGCGGTCACTCAAGACCGACAGGAGCGGAGCACGCGGTTTGGTCGCCGGAGTCATCGGCTGGGATACTGATTGCTCATGTGGGGCAGCAGGCAACTGAATGGGCTTGGGTTTGGAACGCACACAGGCAAGCAGCTTCGCAACCGCTGCACGAGCCGTCAGCTTGTCTCGGGTATGCAGGGATTTTTTGATCTCTTTACGACGACCACAGGGGAGCGTGGTGACTTTCCGGTAATACCAGATGCCGTGGGGACTGAGCCAGAGATTCATCGATGAGCTCCTCGTCGTCCACACAAAGTGGATGACCAAGGGCGCTTGGAAGCTAACTTATTGAATTGCAGAAACAAGTGGTGGCCCTACCAGCCACATCCCGGCACTCGAGTCCCCCGCCTTGGCTGCTACCTTCCGGTCCTGACCAGGTTGACGGGTTATCAATGCGAGAGGACCAATAGGACCACCGGCGAGGAGAATAGGCAAACTAGCCTCTCAATGCAATGGCTTTCTGCCCTCGCTGGTGCTGTTCGCCTTATTTTTCAACAATCTGGCCAAGGGTTCAGCTAAACAGCATAAATTTGGCCCCCACCAGCAGCAGCAGCAGGGCAAATGCCTGCTTGAGGCGCTTTGGTGACAGGCGATGCGCCAGCTTGGCACCAATGCGGGCGAACTGGGTACTGGTCAGCACAATGCCCAGCAGAGCGGGCAGATAGATGTAGCCCACACTCCACTCGGGCAGATCGGCATGATGCCAACCCGCATAGAGGTAGCTCAGGCTCCCCGCCAGTGCGATGGGCATGCTGCAAGCCGCAGAGGCCGCCACGGCATTGCGCATTGGCACCGAGTTCCAGCTCAGGTAAGGGACGGTCAGCGAGCCACCGCCAATGCCAAACAGCGCCGACATCCAGCCGATAATGGTGCCAGCGATGCCGGTGCCGAGCGGCCCCGGCATATGGCGCTCAGCTTTGGGTTTGAGGTTGAGCCCCATCTGCAGCGCCATGCTCCAGGCGAAACAGCCGATGATGATATTGAGGGTGCTGGCACTGAGCAGATTGGCGGTCATACCGCCAAGCCAGCCCCCGATCAGCATGCCGGCGCCGAGTCGGCGGATCATCACCCAGTCGACGGCACCGGCCTCCTGGTGAGCCCGCAACGAGCTGAATCCGGTGAAGATCATGGTAAACAGCGAGGTGCCGAGGGCCAGATGGGTGATGATGTCCGGGTCGACGCCCTGGGCATGAAAGGTCATGACCAGCACGGGAACAATGATAAGACCGCCGCCGATCCCGAACAATCCCGCCAGCATACCGGCAAAGGCGCCCAGCAGCAGGTAACCCATAAACAGCATAAACATTCCTTCCGAGGCAATGCAGCGAACAAAGGGAGCACTGCACATAAAAAAAGAGATGGCCCAAGGGCCATCTCTTTATTGTGCCGATTAATTCAAGGGAATGGTACCGTCCATCACCTTGTAGAAGGCCAGCACGGCGCAACCGAGCAGGACCGCGGTCATCCCCTGCTCCAGCCGGTTAAGGCCACGCAGACCGTGATGCTGACGCGCCTTCCAGTGGATGAAGATGCCCGGGCTATAGAGCAGCGCCACCAGCAGCAGGTACTCGATCCCGGCAGCGTAGACCAGCCAGCAGCCGTAGACGGTCGCCATCAGGGCCAGCAGCAGGTCACGCTTGCGCTGATGCGGTTGACCCTCATAGGTCTCCCCTTTCAGCGCCAGCTTCAACCCGTAGGCACCGGAGAAAACGTAGGGTACCAGCGCCGCCGAGGTGGCGATGTTGACCAGCGCCAGATAGGTACTGCTCTGGAAGTAGATGATGATGAGGAACACTTGCACCAGACAGGTGGAGCACCACAGCGACACTTGCGGCGAGCCGTTCTTGTTCTCCTTGGCAAACCAGCCCGGGAACACGCCGGTCTTGCCTGCGATATAGGGCACTTCAGCGGCCAGCACGGTCCAGCTGAGCAGAGCTCCCATCACCGATACCACCAGACCGATGTTGATAAGCCAGGCACCCCAGGGGCCGACCACGGCTTCGAGGATCATGGCAGTCGAAGGGTTCTTGAGGGCAGCCAGTTGCGGCTGACTCATGACACCCAGCGAGAACAGGGTCACCATCACGTAGAGCGTCAGGGCCCCCAGCAGCGCCAGCACGGTGGCGCGGCCCACATCCTTGCGATGACGAGCACGGGCGGAGACCACCACGGCCCCTTCAATCCCGATAAAGACCCAGAGCGTCACCTTCATGGTGGACTTGACCTGATCCATCACGGAACCCAGCTCCATGTTGTTCTGGCCCCAGATATCCAGGGTGAAGGTATCCATGTTGAAGGCCAGCAGGATCGCGACACAGAAGACGATGAGCGGCACCATCTTGGCGATGGTAGTGACGATATTCACCAGTGCAGCAACCTGTACCCCGCGCAGCACCAGCGCATGGACCGACCAGATCAGGATGGATGCTAGGGTAATGGCGACCGGGGTATTGCCATCACCGAAGATGACGTTGTCCGGCGTATCGAAGAAGTAACTCAGGGCGCTGAATACCACGATGGCATAGGATACGTTGGCCAGCAGTTGGCAGAGCCAGTAACCCCAGGCCGCGTTGAATCCGATGAAATCGCCGAAACCGGCTTTGGCATAGCTGAAGATACCGCCATCGAGATCAGGGCGGCGCATGGAGAGGTTCTGATACACCAGCGCGAGACAGATCATGCCAAGACCGGTGATGGCCCAACCCAGGGCGACCGCCCCGGCACTGGCATGCGCAGCAATGTTTTGTGGCAGACTGAAGACCCCGGCGCCGACCATGGAGCCGATCACCAGCGAAATGAGGGCGCCCAGCCCTAGTTTCTTGTCCATCTCAATCCTGTTTATTTAGGCGGCGGCAGAGCGTCCGTATTCATACTGCGCGCAATATGGGAGGGGCTAGAAATCCTGACCCCTTGAAAAAGGCGGCAACTATATTGCATGACTATTCCGACCGCAATCCCTTGTCCCGTCAATCATGCACCGTCTTGACCGCGCGCAATTTTACAGCACTGACCCTGATGGCCTGTGAGCTGGCTCAAATTAACCAAGGCCCATTGATATTTCTCATTTTTCTGCCAACACAAACTGACTCACATGGTCCCCATGCATTCCCATTCAGCCCCTCTCTGTATCAATAACCTGCATAAAAAAGCCCCGGTGGAAACACCGGGGCCCATGGTGTCAATCGCTATAAACGCAAACCGCCATCCAGTTCTATCATCCGTCCCGACAGATAGTCGTTGGCAAGAATAAAGCTCACCGTCTCGGCCAGCTGTTGCGCCTCGCCAAGGGTGCCGACCGGAATGGCCTGCTGCATCCGCGCCATCGCCTCCGGCTTCATCGCCGCCGTCATGTCGGTGGCAAACACCCCGGGGGCAATCCCCATCACCCGAATGCCATGGCGCGCCAACTCCCGCGCCCAGGTCACCACCAGCGAGGCAACGCCCGCCTTGCTGGCGGCATAGTTGCTCTGGCCGATATTGCCAGCGCGAGCAATGGAGGAGATGTTGATGATAACGCCCCCCTGTCTCCCTTGCGCCATCAGCGCCGCCCCTTCGCGCCCGCAAAGGAAGGTGCCGGTGAGGTTGACGTCGATCACACTCTGCCACTGAGCCAGCGTCATCTTCTCCACCAGCTCACCCTCTTTCACCTTGATCAGCATGCCATCGCGCAGAATGCCGGCGCAATTGATGAGGCCATGCAGCCCGCCAAAGCGCCCCTTGATGGCGGTGAATGCGACTTCGACCTCGGCTTCGCTCGCGACATTGCAGACGAACAGGGCGCACTGGCCGTCACGGCTGCGTACTTCCGCCTCGGTCACCTCCAGATCGGTGCGGTTGACGTCGATAAGCGCAAGTTGTGCGCCCTGCTCCGCCAGACTCAGGGCGATGGCGCGGCCCAAGCCACGTCCGGCCCCGGTAATGGCAATGACTCTGTTATGAATGTCCATGAATGCTCCTGATGAGATGGCCGGTGACTGTCGAGTAAAAGACTATCGGGTAAAAAGGCGGATAGCGGCGCTTACCCCAGATCTGTGTTGTCCCGATAGAGCTCGAGGATGCTGGAAAAATCCTTGGACCCCTGCCCCTTCGCCGCATGCAGGTTGAACAGGTTGCGCGCCAGCGCCCCCATGGGCACCGCGCTGTGGCCATGCTCGGCCAGCGCCATGGCCAATCCCAAATCTTTCACCATCAGCCGGGTCATAAAGCCCCCCTGATAGTTGCGGGCGGCAGGCACATTCTCCATCACCCCGGGCCAGGGGTTATAACGCTCCAGACTCCAGTTGTTGCCGGAGCTCTTGCCCATGATGGTGGAGAGCACGGCCGGATCCAGCCCCTCCTTTACCCCGAGGGCCAGCGCCTCAGCCGTGCCCGCCATGTGGATCGCGAGCAGCATGTTATTGCACATCTTGGCGATCTGCCCGGCTCCCAGCGCCCCGGCGTGAAACAGGTTCTGCCCCATGCAGGCGAGCAGAGGGCTTGCTGCCTCGAAATCCGCCCCATCGCCGCCGACGATAAAGGTGAGCGTCCCCGCGGCCGCCCCGGCGACACCGCCAGAAACAGGGGCATCGATAAAGCGCAAGCCGTGCGCGCGGGCCGCCTCCCCGACCTGACGGGCCGAGTCAACATCGATGGTGGAGCAGTCGATCACCAGTGCGCCAACCGGCAGGGCCGCCAGCAGATCCTGCCCGCCTCGCTCACCGGCGCTCTCGCCCAGCCAGAGGCTGCGCACATGCTCCCCCGCAGGCAGCATGCTGATCACCACCTCGCAGTCGGCCACCGCCTCGCGGGCATCCCCCGCGGCGATGCAACCCGCAGCGATGGCACGCTCGACACTTTGGGCAACCAGATCAAACACCTGCACCGTATGCCCAGCCTTGGCCAGATTGGCCGCCATGGGGCCACCCATGTTGCCGAGCCCGATAAATCCTATCCTTGTCATCCCGCTTGCTCCTTGCGTTGCTGATGGCGGCGCCCGCCGGTTGCCAACATGCTATCCCTTGCAGGCCAATGGATTGCTCCCCTGTGGCCAGCGATAAAACTCATCCAGCCACTCCCCTTCCAAAGGCAACTGCTGCCAGCGGGGATCTTTATCCTTGTCGATCAGCAGTGCCCGCACCCCTTCCACAAAATCCCCCTTGAGCACGCAGTTAACCGAAAGTGTCAGCTCCTCGGCAAATACCTCGGCCAGGGAGTAGCGGCGAGCCTGCCAATATTGGCGCCACAAAATGGCGCGGCTGATGGGGCTGCCGGTGCGGCAAATCTGCTGCGCCTGCTGGAGCACCGCCTCCTGTTCATCGAAATGGGCGCTGAACAGCCGCGCCAATACTCCTTGCAGCGTGCGCCCCGCTAGCAGGGCATCGATTTTCTGGTGATGGGGTAGCAGCACAGGCGCAGGCAACCGGGCAGCCACCTCACCATGCAACCCCCTGAGCAGCAGATCGATCTGCTCACGGGGGTCACGGCTGGCAGCCCAGTCAAGCACGGCGAGGCGTGACAGCAGCGCACTGCGCTCACCACTGGCGATGGCGTGATCCGCCAACCCTACCCCAAGGGCATCGGCGCCATTGAAGCGGGCACCGGTCAGACCGAGCCAGAGCCCGAGCCGCCCTGGCATCCGGCTTAAAAACCAGCTCGCCCCCACGTCGGGGTAGAGGCCAATGGTCACCTCCGGCATGGCGAACAGGCTATTCTCTGTCACCACCCGAAAATCGGCGCCGGCAAACAGGCCAATACCGCCCCCCATGCAGATACCGTCCGCCACGCAGATCAGGGGCTTGCGATAACGGTGGATGTGGTGGTCGAGCCGATACTCCTGCTCGAAAAAATCGCGGGCATAACCAAACAGTTCCGCCTCACTCGCCTCCTGCTTGCGGTAATAGAAGGAGCGGATATCGCCACCGGCACAAAATGCCTTCTCACCCGCCCCCTGCAGCAGCACACAGACGATGGCAGGGTCCTGCTCCCAACGGGTCAGCGTCTGTTGCAGGATCTGGATCATCGGCAGGCTCAATGCGTTGAGAGACGCAGGACTGTCGAGAGTCAACACCCCGATCTGGTGACCATCAGCCGTCGAATGGGTCGCGCTACGTACTGGCTCACTCATGCGTTGCTCCATCCGGCTTTTGGTATTGCCAGTGCGGGGCGCGCTTTTCGAGAAACGCCGAGACCCCTTCCCGCTGGTTGGCATCGCGAAACAGTTCAAGGAAGAGACTTCGTTCGAGCGGCAAGGCCGCATCGCGCGGGCCACTGTGGCCCTGATTGATCAGGGTTTTGCAAGCGCGCAGGGCGCTCGGGCTCTGGCGCTCCACCAGATGGGCCATCTGATGCGCCGCCTCCCACGCCTGACCGGTTTTCACCACCGCCTCCACCAGCCCTATCTCGTAGGCCAGCGAGGCACTCACCTTCTCGCCGCAGAGGATCATCCGCTTGGCCCAGCCAGGCCCCACCAGTTCGGTCAAGCGCTGGGTGCCTCCCGCGCAGGGGAGCAATCCCACCGATGCCTCCGGCAGCCCCAGCAGCGCCTGTTGCTCGGCGATGCGGATATCACAGGCCAGCGCCACTTCCAGCCCGCCTCCCATGGCATAGCCATTGATGGCGGCGATGCTGACGCCGTGAAAACGGGCCAATGCCTCGAAGGCCTTGCCAAAGGCCTCGACCACCTGACGAGCCCGCTCGACATCCCCCTCGACAAACATATTGAGGTCGGCACCGGCGCAGAAAAATTTGTCGCCTGCACCGCGGATCACCAGCGCCACCACGTCGGGACGGCTGTCGAGCTCCACCATCATCTGCAAGAAAGCCTGCAAGCTGGCGAGGGTCCAGGTGTTGGCAGGCGGATGGTCGAGGGTGATATAGGCAACGTGGCCATGATATTCGAGTCTGATCCTTGTCATAACATTGTCCTTGTCGATGAAGCTGCAGCCATGATGACAGGCTTGAATGACACCAACCTGGGGCTGGCTCACAAAGCCGACTCTGGCATGGCATGGTGCAAGTCGAGTGGCAGGCCCCCCCCCTTGCTGCGACCAGCGGTTAGCCCAGCGACAAACCGGGATCAGCCAGCAGACGGCGCGCGATGATGAGTCGCATCACCTCGTTGGTGCCCTCCAGAATGCGGTGTACCCGGGTATCGCGCAGATAGCGCTCGAGCGGATACTCGCGGATATAACCATAGCCGCCAAAGAGTTGCAGAGCCTCATCGCAGACTCGATAACCCACATCGGTGGCAAAACGCTTGGCCATGGCACACCAGGCACTCTTGTCCGGGGCTCCGCGATCCAGCTTGTCGGCGGCCTGACGCACCAGCAAGCGGGCAGCCGCCAGCTCGGTCGCCATATCGGCCAGGCGAAACTGCACGCTCTGGAATTCGCTGATCGGGCGACCAAATTGCTGGCGCTGCTGCACATAGGCCAGCGCATCATCCAGCGCCTGTT
It encodes the following:
- a CDS encoding efflux RND transporter permease subunit; this translates as MDFSRFFIDRPIFAAVLSIVIFAAGLITIPNLPVSEYPEVVPPSVVVRTVYPGANPKVIAETVATPLEEAINGVEGMMYFKSVAGSDGVLQMTITFRPGTDPDAAAVKVQNRVAQAQARLPEDVRRQGVTTQKQSPTFLMVVHLTSPGGKYDTLYLRNYARLHVKDALARIPGVGDAQVFGGGDYAMRAWLDPDKIAALGLTASDVVSAMREQNVQVSAGQLGAEPMPNSQFLTLINAQGRLRTEQEFGDIVLKNGDNGEVVRLADVARLELGAGDYTLRSQLDGKNAVGIGIFQSPGANALEIRDAVIHAMDEMQKTFPSDVKYEAVYDTTIFVRDSISAVVHTLLEAVLLVVLVVILFLQTWRASIIPLIAVPVSVVGTFAALYVLGFSINTLSLFGLVLAIGIVVDDAIVVVENVERNIEEGLTPIAAAHQAMREVSGPIIAIALVLCAVFVPMAFLSGVTGQFYKQFAVTIAISTVISAINSLTLSPALAARLLKPHDAPKDGPSRLIDTLFGWLFRPFNRAFKTSSERYERSISRILGRRGAVFVVYALLLGATGVMFKLVPPGFIPTQDKLYLIAGVKLPEGSSIARTDAMLRKVAQIAQETDGVAHTISFPGLNALQFTNTPNTGVAFIPLKPFAERNGRTAAQINAEINQKIAGLQEGFAFSMMPPPILGLGSGNGYQMFIEDRGNFGYGKLQEAVQAMQGTVVQTPGMAYPITSYQANVPQLDAHVDRVKAKAQGVALTELFDTLQTYLGSTYVNDFNQFGRTWQVIAQADGVFRDSVEDIGKLQTRNARGEMVPIGSMVTIKETFGPDPVLRFNGYPAADLAGEADPRMLSSAQVMGKLTAIAGQVLPVGMTTEWTDLSYQQATQGNAAFIVFPVAILLVFLVLAALYESWTLPLAVILIVPMTLLSALFGVWITGGDNNVFVQVGLVVLMGLACKNAILIVEFARELEMNGRGIVESALQACRLRLRPIVMTSIAFIAGTIPLVLSTGAGAEVRSVTGITVFAGMLGVTLFGLFLTPVFYVALRKLSGRPLVQHGESTFVGDPL
- a CDS encoding phage integrase N-terminal SAM-like domain-containing protein → MNLWLSPHGIWYYRKVTTLPCGRRKEIKKSLHTRDKLTARAAVAKLLACVRSKPKPIQLPAAPHEQSVSQPMTPATKPRAPLLSVLSDRYLKEKALSWAPKERKNQKNYLGSFIEALGDRPAADYGKADVVKFKEDLLNSGKSPTTINKYLQKLSLLFNWLANHQEGVINHFAGLKLQRVKETKARSGYTMEERQRFIQWAKRQEPYRRDSLPLYTLRNKSEPSA
- a CDS encoding enoyl-CoA hydratase, yielding MTRIRLEYHGHVAYITLDHPPANTWTLASLQAFLQMMVELDSRPDVVALVIRGAGDKFFCAGADLNMFVEGDVERARQVVEAFGKAFEALARFHGVSIAAINGYAMGGGLEVALACDIRIAEQQALLGLPEASVGLLPCAGGTQRLTELVGPGWAKRMILCGEKVSASLAYEIGLVEAVVKTGQAWEAAHQMAHLVERQSPSALRACKTLINQGHSGPRDAALPLERSLFLELFRDANQREGVSAFLEKRAPHWQYQKPDGATHE
- a CDS encoding enoyl-CoA hydratase/isomerase family protein, with protein sequence MSEPVRSATHSTADGHQIGVLTLDSPASLNALSLPMIQILQQTLTRWEQDPAIVCVLLQGAGEKAFCAGGDIRSFYYRKQEASEAELFGYARDFFEQEYRLDHHIHRYRKPLICVADGICMGGGIGLFAGADFRVVTENSLFAMPEVTIGLYPDVGASWFLSRMPGRLGLWLGLTGARFNGADALGVGLADHAIASGERSALLSRLAVLDWAASRDPREQIDLLLRGLHGEVAARLPAPVLLPHHQKIDALLAGRTLQGVLARLFSAHFDEQEAVLQQAQQICRTGSPISRAILWRQYWQARRYSLAEVFAEELTLSVNCVLKGDFVEGVRALLIDKDKDPRWQQLPLEGEWLDEFYRWPQGSNPLACKG
- a CDS encoding sulfite exporter TauE/SafE family protein; translation: MLFMGYLLLGAFAGMLAGLFGIGGGLIIVPVLVMTFHAQGVDPDIITHLALGTSLFTMIFTGFSSLRAHQEAGAVDWVMIRRLGAGMLIGGWLGGMTANLLSASTLNIIIGCFAWSMALQMGLNLKPKAERHMPGPLGTGIAGTIIGWMSALFGIGGGSLTVPYLSWNSVPMRNAVAASAACSMPIALAGSLSYLYAGWHHADLPEWSVGYIYLPALLGIVLTSTQFARIGAKLAHRLSPKRLKQAFALLLLLVGAKFMLFS
- a CDS encoding SDR family oxidoreductase → MDIHNRVIAITGAGRGLGRAIALSLAEQGAQLALIDVNRTDLEVTEAEVRSRDGQCALFVCNVASEAEVEVAFTAIKGRFGGLHGLINCAGILRDGMLIKVKEGELVEKMTLAQWQSVIDVNLTGTFLCGREGAALMAQGRQGGVIINISSIARAGNIGQSNYAASKAGVASLVVTWARELARHGIRVMGIAPGVFATDMTAAMKPEAMARMQQAIPVGTLGEAQQLAETVSFILANDYLSGRMIELDGGLRL
- the mmsB gene encoding 3-hydroxyisobutyrate dehydrogenase: MTRIGFIGLGNMGGPMAANLAKAGHTVQVFDLVAQSVERAIAAGCIAAGDAREAVADCEVVISMLPAGEHVRSLWLGESAGERGGQDLLAALPVGALVIDCSTIDVDSARQVGEAARAHGLRFIDAPVSGGVAGAAAGTLTFIVGGDGADFEAASPLLACMGQNLFHAGALGAGQIAKMCNNMLLAIHMAGTAEALALGVKEGLDPAVLSTIMGKSSGNNWSLERYNPWPGVMENVPAARNYQGGFMTRLMVKDLGLAMALAEHGHSAVPMGALARNLFNLHAAKGQGSKDFSSILELYRDNTDLG
- the arcD gene encoding arginine-ornithine antiporter; amino-acid sequence: MDKKLGLGALISLVIGSMVGAGVFSLPQNIAAHASAGAVALGWAITGLGMICLALVYQNLSMRRPDLDGGIFSYAKAGFGDFIGFNAAWGYWLCQLLANVSYAIVVFSALSYFFDTPDNVIFGDGNTPVAITLASILIWSVHALVLRGVQVAALVNIVTTIAKMVPLIVFCVAILLAFNMDTFTLDIWGQNNMELGSVMDQVKSTMKVTLWVFIGIEGAVVVSARARHRKDVGRATVLALLGALTLYVMVTLFSLGVMSQPQLAALKNPSTAMILEAVVGPWGAWLINIGLVVSVMGALLSWTVLAAEVPYIAGKTGVFPGWFAKENKNGSPQVSLWCSTCLVQVFLIIIYFQSSTYLALVNIATSAALVPYVFSGAYGLKLALKGETYEGQPHQRKRDLLLALMATVYGCWLVYAAGIEYLLLVALLYSPGIFIHWKARQHHGLRGLNRLEQGMTAVLLGCAVLAFYKVMDGTIPLN